The region GCTCGACTTCCTGCACGGCATCGCGTCGGCGCCCGAGCCGCGCCAGTGCCGCTCCCTTGGTATTCAGGGCCTCCGCCATCGCGCGCGCGGCTTCGCGTCCGGCCTCGGTCGTTCCGTCGACCGGCAGCGTCTGCAGCCGTTGCAGCGCCTGCGTCGCCCACTCGGCGGCGGCCGCCTGATCGCCCATGCGGAAAGCCAGATGGCCGCGCTCCTGCAGCAGATGCGCATGTTCGACCGGCGCATCGATCGTCGCGATCATCGCTTCGGCCGCGGCGCAATGGGTCTCCGCCTGGTCGCGGCGCCCCGCGTCGAGATGCAGACGGCCGGTCTTTCGCAGGATCCTTGCCGCGGCGATCCGATCGTCCTTGGTGCGGTGGACCGCAAGCGCCCGCTGATAATGGCTCAAGGCAGCATCGCGCCGGCCGGCGGGACCGCAGAGATCGCCAAGACGCTCCATCAGCGCCAATTGCTCCGGCGTCACCTCCGGCTCATTGGCGAAGCCGGCAAGAGCCTGATGGTAGAGGCGCATGGCATCGTCATTGGCGTAGGTCTTGCGGGCCAGATCGCCCGCCGCCATCAGATAGCCGGCGCCCTTGGCCTTTTCGGCGGTCAGGCTGAAATGATGGCCGAGTTGCGCCAGATGCTCGGCCCGGTCGGGTGCGGCACCATATTGGCGTTCCAGAACCCTGCCGATCCTGCCGTGAAGCTCCATGCGCCGCTGCAGCAGCAGATTATGATAGATGACATCGTGCATCAGCGTCTGGCTGAAGCGATAGCCCGGCGACCCGGCCACATCCGGCCCGCGCAATTCCTCGATGATATTGGCATCGCAGAGATAATCCAGCGCCGCGTCGACTGCGGCCGGGTCGGAGGTGACGGTGCGGAGCAGGGCGGTATCGAACTTCGGGCCGACGACCGCCGCTTCCTGCGTCAAGCGTCTGATCTCCTGCGGCAGGCGATCGACGCGGGCAAGCAGCAGCGCCTGCAGATTGACCGGGATATCGACATCGGTGTCGTCGGCCGCGACATGCCAGCGGTGACCGTCATGGTGCAGCGTGCCCATGTCGATCAATCCGCGAAGGATTTCTTCGATGAAAAGCGGATTGCCGCCGGCCCGGTCGAGGATGCGTTTGCGCATCGCGACCGGCAGCTTGCCATGACCTTCACCAAAAAAGGCAGCGAGCAGCTTCTGCCCATCGGCCGCAAAGAGCGGGTCAAGACGTTGCACGGTGACGTTGACGCGATCGGAGTTCAGCGGGTCGGTCTGCGATGTCGGCCGGTAGATCACCAGCAGCATCAGCCGGCTCCGCTCCAGCCGATCCATCATGAAACGGAGCACTTCCAGCGAGGCGGCGTCCGCCCAGTGCAGATCCTCGATGACGAGCAGCAGAGGGCCTTGCGCCAGCCGCCGCTCGAAGACGGTACGCACCGCATAGAAGATCTGCCGCCGCAACTGTTCCGGCTCGATGTGCCGTAACGCCCCATCGGGATCGCCAAGGCCGAGCACATGCAGAAACAGCGGCAAAAGCCCGTCGACATCCTCTTGTGTGAGATCGAGAGCGCGGAATCCGGTTGTCAGCAGTTGCCGCGTCCGGTCTAAATCATCCCGTTCGCCGATACCGTAAGCGCTGCGCACCACCGCGGCGAGCGTGCCATAGGATTGTTCGCCGAGCGGAGAGCAGGTGGCTTTGCGGATGGCAAGGCCCGGGAAACGGGCCGCATCGCCGGCAGTTCCGACAAATTCATTGACGAGCCGCGATTTGCCGATCCCGGCTTCGCCGATCAGGCGGACGAGTTGCGCCGCACCGCCGCAGGCGAGATCGAGGCAGGTCAGCAGCCGCGACAACTCGGCATCCCGTCCGATCATCGGCGCCTGAAGGCCGAAACTTTCGAGACCGCGCGCCGTATGCGGCGCTTCCAGCAACCCTGCCAGCCGATGGACGAGGACGTTTCCGCTTTTGCCGCGCAGCGTCTGCGCGCCGAGACTGTCGAAGGCAAAGGCATGGCGGGTGAGGCGATAGGTCAGTGGCCCGACGAGGATATCGTTTTCGCCGGCCATCGATTGCAGCCGCTGGGCGGTGTTCACCGTGTCGCCGGTGACCGAATAGGATTTTGTGCTGACCGCGCCGAAACCGCCGGTGACGACAGGGCCGCTGTTGATGCCGATATGCAGACGCAGCGGTACGCCGGCGCGCGGCTGCCAGCGATCGCCGACTTCGGTCGCCCGACGGATCATATCGAGCGCGGCACTGAGCGCCCGGACCGGATCGTCCTCATGGGCGACCGGCGCACCGAACAGCGCCAGCAGCGCATCGCCGACGAACTTGTCGACGAAGCCGCCATAAGCCTCGACCGCCTGGGTCATCTCTTCGAACAATTCGTTCTGCAGCACCCGCATGATTTCGGGGTCGATCTGCTCGCTCAGCGTGGTGAAGCCGCAGAGATCGGCAAACAGCACCGTCACCGGCCGCCGGTCGGCATCGCTGTCGGATTTTGCCGGCACCAGCTCGATAATCGGCTTCGGCGCAGGCAGAGCGTTACCTGAGATCGATGCGCCGCATTTGGGGCAGAAGGCAAAATCGGGCTGACACGCATAACCGCAGGCGGCACAGGAGAGGGGTTGCCTTGCGCCGCATCGCGGACAGAAAGCAAAACCGCTCTGAATATCGAAACCGCAGCCTGCGCACTCCATCGCACGCGTCCCACGAAAGCCCGATATGCTGCGGCTATCTCGGCCGCACCGGCGGGCCTCAAAACTGAGGGCCAGCATGAACCTGTTGCCCCGTGCCCGCAAGCATCAAACAGGCAGGCTGAACGACGATCTCCGTCAGAATCTGGTCACCTGAGATCCGCGTCGGAGATCAAACGACGTCACCTCGACCCTGCCAGGAACTGCCGGAACCGTTCCGATTTCGGATGCGTGAAAAGCTCAGCAGGCGCGCCTGTTTCTTCGACGACACCCTTGTGAAGAAACACCACTTTGCTGGACACGTCTCGCGCGAAGGCCATTTCATGGGTTACAACAAGCATGGTCCGGCCTTCCTCAGCAAGGGAACGCATGACCTTGAGCACTTCGCCGACGAGTTCGGGATCAAGCGCCGAAGTCGGTTCGTCAAACAGCATCACCCTCGGACGCTGCGCAAGTGCGCGAGCGATCGCAGCTCGTTGCTGCTGCCCGCCGGAAAGATGCGCGGGATAAAAGTTTCGCTTGTCGGCGATACCGACCCGTTCGAGCAGAGCTTCCGCCTCCGCGATACATTCCGCGCGGTTGCGTTTCTGCACATGCACCGGTGCTTCGATCACGTTCTCCAGGATGGTCATGTGCGACCAAAGGTTGAAACTCTGGAATACCATGCCGATGTGTTCGCGCATCCGATCGACTTGCCTGCGGTCAGCCGGTTCCGTTCTATGCCTGGCTTTCTTCAGAGAATACATCTCGCCGCCGATGCGAATTTCTCCGCTGTCGGGGACTTCGAGCATATTGAGACATCTGAGCATCGTCGATTTTCCAGACCCGGATGAACCGAGAATGGAAATCACCTCTCCTTCATGAGCTTCGAGGGAGACTCCCTTCAAGACTTCCAATGGGCCAAAGCATTTGCGAAGATCCTTGACCGAAACGGCAGCGCTTTTGTCTTTGTTGTCGCTGGCCAAAACTGTTCCCCTGTCAGACATGCGCACTCCCGTTTAAGATTGCAGCCGCATACGCGTATGAGGCGAAAGCCAGAAATCGACCATCATGAGCATTCGTGTGACGACGAAAATGATCGTAAGGTAAAGCGCGCCTGCGACGATGAAGACCTCGAAAGCGCGGAAGCTGTCGGCGAT is a window of Rhizobium sp. N324 DNA encoding:
- a CDS encoding ABC transporter ATP-binding protein, whose product is MSDRGTVLASDNKDKSAAVSVKDLRKCFGPLEVLKGVSLEAHEGEVISILGSSGSGKSTMLRCLNMLEVPDSGEIRIGGEMYSLKKARHRTEPADRRQVDRMREHIGMVFQSFNLWSHMTILENVIEAPVHVQKRNRAECIAEAEALLERVGIADKRNFYPAHLSGGQQQRAAIARALAQRPRVMLFDEPTSALDPELVGEVLKVMRSLAEEGRTMLVVTHEMAFARDVSSKVVFLHKGVVEETGAPAELFTHPKSERFRQFLAGSR
- a CDS encoding adenylate/guanylate cyclase domain-containing protein gives rise to the protein MECAGCGFDIQSGFAFCPRCGARQPLSCAACGYACQPDFAFCPKCGASISGNALPAPKPIIELVPAKSDSDADRRPVTVLFADLCGFTTLSEQIDPEIMRVLQNELFEEMTQAVEAYGGFVDKFVGDALLALFGAPVAHEDDPVRALSAALDMIRRATEVGDRWQPRAGVPLRLHIGINSGPVVTGGFGAVSTKSYSVTGDTVNTAQRLQSMAGENDILVGPLTYRLTRHAFAFDSLGAQTLRGKSGNVLVHRLAGLLEAPHTARGLESFGLQAPMIGRDAELSRLLTCLDLACGGAAQLVRLIGEAGIGKSRLVNEFVGTAGDAARFPGLAIRKATCSPLGEQSYGTLAAVVRSAYGIGERDDLDRTRQLLTTGFRALDLTQEDVDGLLPLFLHVLGLGDPDGALRHIEPEQLRRQIFYAVRTVFERRLAQGPLLLVIEDLHWADAASLEVLRFMMDRLERSRLMLLVIYRPTSQTDPLNSDRVNVTVQRLDPLFAADGQKLLAAFFGEGHGKLPVAMRKRILDRAGGNPLFIEEILRGLIDMGTLHHDGHRWHVAADDTDVDIPVNLQALLLARVDRLPQEIRRLTQEAAVVGPKFDTALLRTVTSDPAAVDAALDYLCDANIIEELRGPDVAGSPGYRFSQTLMHDVIYHNLLLQRRMELHGRIGRVLERQYGAAPDRAEHLAQLGHHFSLTAEKAKGAGYLMAAGDLARKTYANDDAMRLYHQALAGFANEPEVTPEQLALMERLGDLCGPAGRRDAALSHYQRALAVHRTKDDRIAAARILRKTGRLHLDAGRRDQAETHCAAAEAMIATIDAPVEHAHLLQERGHLAFRMGDQAAAAEWATQALQRLQTLPVDGTTEAGREAARAMAEALNTKGAALARLGRRRDAVQEVERSLSVAEKADLQSAACRAYSNLGVLYTIVDPANAIKICRRGLEVATRIGDLGFQARLLANLAVSCCTFTDRCAAEGVPAAEKAVEIDRALDQRDHLSVPLIVLGQIHQCHGKPKLARKYYEEALEVAKEIDEPQLLFPCYDGLATLSLEHDDMDEAERYFTLAQDVCIRHNLDPGTLVVLPFLD